The following proteins are co-located in the Sulfurospirillum deleyianum DSM 6946 genome:
- a CDS encoding EamA family transporter, which translates to MAHLYIFGTIFFTVYGQLVIKWRIPNYGHLPEETLEKIVFLLKLFLDPFILSGFVSAFVASLCWMAAMTKFELSYAYPFMGLTFVVVFISSVFLFSESVTLYKVLGLALIVLGIFISSRA; encoded by the coding sequence ATGGCGCATTTATACATTTTTGGAACGATTTTTTTTACCGTGTATGGGCAGTTAGTGATTAAGTGGCGTATTCCAAACTATGGGCATTTGCCTGAGGAAACGCTTGAAAAAATAGTTTTTTTATTGAAACTGTTTTTAGACCCATTTATTTTAAGTGGCTTTGTCTCCGCTTTTGTAGCCTCATTGTGCTGGATGGCGGCGATGACAAAGTTTGAGCTGAGCTACGCCTATCCGTTTATGGGGTTGACGTTTGTGGTGGTTTTTATCTCTTCAGTCTTTTTGTTTTCAGAGAGTGTTACCCTCTACAAAGTGTTAGGACTTGCTCTTATTGTTTTAGGAATTTTTATCTCCAGTCGTGCGTAA
- a CDS encoding EF-hand domain-containing protein has protein sequence MRKICLLLAFVGLLNAANTSRGPVAFEAYDTNKDNIITQEEFQSVKNERMSAKAEANMPMRNAINSPEFGVFDANKDGKITKDEYQKGQLERRQERGGKGRQ, from the coding sequence ATGAGAAAAATCTGTCTGTTACTCGCATTCGTAGGTCTCTTAAATGCGGCCAATACCTCAAGAGGTCCTGTGGCTTTTGAAGCTTATGATACCAACAAAGATAACATCATCACGCAAGAGGAGTTTCAAAGTGTAAAAAATGAGCGGATGAGTGCAAAGGCTGAAGCCAATATGCCGATGCGAAATGCCATCAACTCTCCAGAATTTGGCGTTTTTGATGCCAATAAAGATGGAAAAATTACCAAAGATGAGTATCAAAAAGGACAACTAGAACGTAGACAAGAAAGAGGTGGAAAAGGTAGACAATAG
- the rffA gene encoding dTDP-4-amino-4,6-dideoxygalactose transaminase — translation MIHFNKPPRTGNEDKYVLEAMNSVKMSGDGTFGKACQAWFEKRYGCAKTLLTPSCTHALEMAALLLDIKEGDEVIMPSYTFVSTADAFALRGAKIVFVDIRPETMNIDERLIEAAITPKTRAIVPVHYAGVGCEMDVIMEIALRHNLFVVEDAAQGFEATYKGKPLGTIGHLGAFSFHETKNVTSGGEGGLLLINDEQFVHRAEIIREKGTNRSQFFRGMVDKYGWMDIGSSYLPSELQAAYLWGQLEKAELIQEHRLNAWKAYYDRLEPLEKKGFIELAHIPEGCVHNAHMFYFKVKDLEERTALLEKFKEANIGAVFHYLPLHSAPAGLKYGRMVGEDVYTTKESERLVRLPLYYGISLEEIDAVCEILIKWSEC, via the coding sequence ATGATACATTTCAATAAACCGCCTCGAACAGGCAACGAAGATAAGTACGTTTTAGAAGCGATGAATAGTGTAAAAATGTCAGGAGACGGCACTTTTGGTAAAGCGTGTCAAGCATGGTTTGAAAAGCGCTATGGTTGTGCGAAAACGCTTTTAACGCCTTCATGCACGCACGCACTTGAAATGGCGGCTTTGCTTTTGGACATTAAAGAGGGTGATGAGGTCATTATGCCAAGCTACACCTTTGTGAGCACTGCTGATGCATTTGCGCTCCGTGGGGCAAAAATTGTTTTTGTAGATATTCGACCTGAAACCATGAACATTGATGAGCGTTTAATTGAAGCGGCGATTACGCCTAAAACAAGAGCGATTGTGCCTGTGCATTATGCGGGTGTTGGGTGTGAGATGGATGTGATTATGGAGATTGCCTTACGTCACAACCTCTTTGTGGTTGAAGATGCGGCACAAGGTTTTGAAGCAACCTATAAGGGTAAGCCTTTAGGAACCATCGGGCATTTAGGTGCGTTTAGTTTTCACGAAACCAAAAATGTGACCAGCGGCGGTGAAGGTGGATTATTACTCATTAACGATGAACAGTTTGTCCATCGTGCGGAGATTATTCGTGAAAAAGGAACCAATCGCAGTCAGTTTTTTAGAGGTATGGTCGATAAATACGGTTGGATGGATATAGGTAGCAGTTATCTGCCCAGTGAGCTTCAAGCGGCTTATCTTTGGGGGCAACTTGAAAAAGCTGAGTTGATACAAGAACACCGTCTAAATGCATGGAAAGCGTACTATGACAGGCTTGAGCCTTTGGAGAAAAAAGGGTTCATTGAATTGGCACATATACCAGAGGGATGTGTGCATAATGCGCATATGTTCTATTTTAAAGTCAAAGATTTAGAAGAGCGAACCGCACTTTTAGAGAAATTCAAAGAAGCAAATATTGGCGCTGTTTTTCATTATCTTCCTTTGCACAGTGCTCCAGCAGGACTTAAATACGGTCGTATGGTTGGTGAAGATGTCTATACGACCAAAGAGAGTGAACGATTGGTTCGTTTGCCCCTTTATTATGGCATTAGCCTTGAAGAAATTGATGCGGTGTGCGAAATTTTAATCAAATGGAGCGAGTGCTAA